The Cydia splendana chromosome Z, ilCydSple1.2, whole genome shotgun sequence genome window below encodes:
- the LOC134805260 gene encoding RCC1 domain-containing protein 1: MYVVSGANLHGQWFVAIPVLDAFQHVSLKNHDDDIDKGELKLIHICWSYNLFQDKNKFYLSGSFNGKNKKLIKLPLPTKVVCNKLLLCGNDYSLFLFETELHTMWVISLEDTENVKKINMKTEIPSTVKRLKEDDAIVKVCTSNFNLICLTAKGTVYSGLLPGPLDVSNCLGKICDVQCGYEHYLLLTDKGKVYSWGNGRRLQLGHGDLNNIDSPKDVEALSGINITKISAGGWHSLALSESGDLYAWGWNETGQLGIKETEQVDNDQIKVHQSGLNSYSQPTIVDIFDENGDICDTNVKYISCGNLHSAIILEDNTVWTAGCNKYGQLGFAIETTKRKHFFQKAYQCLENSLIKCGSWVTVIY; this comes from the exons ATGTACGTTGTAAGTGGCGCAAATTTACATGGCCAGTGGTTTGTTGCGATTCCTGTGTTAGATGCATTTCAACACGTATCCCTAAAAAACcatgatgatgatattgataAAGGAGAACTCAAATTAATTCATATCTGCTGGTCGTATAATCtgtttcaagataaaaataaattttacttaTCCGGATCATTTAATGGAAAAAACAAAAAGTTAATTAAGCTGCCTTTACCGACAAAAGTTGTATGCAACAAATTATTGTTATGTGGAAATGACTACAGTTTATTTCTATTTGAGACAGAGTTACATACAATGTGGGTAATCAGTTTGGAAGATACAGAGAAtgttaagaaaataaatatgaaGACAGAAATTCCAAGTACAGTTAAACGGTTGAAAGAAGATGATGCTATTGTTAAAGTTTGTACTTCaaactttaatttaatttgtttaacaGCAAAAGGAACTGTTTATAGCGGACTACTGCCTGGACCCTTAGATGTCTCCAACTGCTTAGGCAAAATTTGTGATGTTCAATGTGGATATGAGCACTATCTTCTGCTTACTGATAAAGGCAAAGTTTATTCATGGGGAAATGGAAG gagGCTACAGCTGGGCCATGGAGATCTTAACAATATTGACTCTCCCAAAGATGTAGAAGCTCTCAGTGGTATTAACATAACTAAGATAAGTGCTGGAGGTTGGCACTCTCTAGCATTAAGTGAATCAGGAGACCTATACGCTTGGGGATGGAATGAAACTGGACAGTTAGGAATAAAAGAGACGGAGCAAGTTGACAATGACCAAATAAAAGTCCACCAAAGTGGCCTCAACAGCTACAGTCAGCCCACAATAGTTGACATATTTGATGAAAATGGTGATATATGTGACACTAATGTAAAATACATATCATGTGGTAATCTACATTCTGCAATAATATTAGAAGACAATACTGTGTGGACAGCAGGCTGTAATAAATATGGACAATTAGGATTTGCAATAGAAACCACAAAAAGGAAACATTTTTTCCAAAAGGCATATCAGTGTTTAGAaaattccttgataaaatgtGGGTCTTGGGTTACTGTTATTTACTAA
- the LOC134805230 gene encoding protein arginine N-methyltransferase 9-like, whose amino-acid sequence MGDIARSYITMSRQLSSYGRYDKAFELYVLAFNRYPSIKTMFESEFRIVLNRVNETLASFGKLDEVFANFGIAMNIFPENIYLLNDIGKFLYKFEYYTVAWCHFQNALKIDSGFVDAERNLNSVKNLMVERWHFRMLNDKIRNEAYHAALQETVIPAQDSVLDIGTGSGLLALYANECTPSAITACEGSHVMANLAQVIMEENLAQEVVIINKMSTDMDSKEIGGRRSLLVTEVFDSGLLGEHVLQSLSHAWDNLIADSGKVIPHSAEFFVMGAKCDHLYLKYQLRQSAKSLLKIPKMAIHTLTFGDTYDCTDMSMFKDVTYMTEAHLVLKIDFNNPDDIQQVLQQREPVLVPLMATQTGEINIIIGWFNLHLTKNIIITTDPKSENRANAWQQAVFLDFVSRNIEQNEILETQFLINEGKMTLLSDNLDHITRVSPETLRFLNDIEYTKKIKDCIAMACVYFGQLIDISQIDVADLCPFPLFGLLMLQRGARSLVCYAKSLSDKKFFKKVFKANKIPQSKVKFLLEGELTIDSFAKEKYHAVFCNVFELCGDIDLNRQELAYHLKENNLHPAGLFIPATVQLMGQLVDSPWLDRQNRVYDENVSNYKIAKHVNKFQVSQNYCLDLTTMDFTVLSAPMILATFTNTMVSGVVSVPIVNDGNANAILCWYSIVLVKDMGEIQTNRSDSFIESMAFLADPTLPTLRGGSANILRCVDCNGSFKLMIDIDTT is encoded by the coding sequence ATGGGAGACATAGCAAGATCCTACATTACCATGTCCAGACAACTCTCATCTTATGGTCGTTATGATAAGGCGTTCGAACTTTACGTTCTGGCATTTAATAGATACCCTAGTATCAAAACCATGTTCGAGTCAGAATTTCGGATTGTACTGAATAGGGTAAATGAGACATTAGCCAGTTTTGGTAAACTTGACGAAGTATTTGCAAATTTTGGCATTGCCAtgaatatttttcctgaaaaTATTTATCTCCTAAATGACATTGGCAAATTCCTGTACAAATTCGAATATTACACTGTGGCATGGTGTCATTTTCAGAATGCTTTAAAGATTGATTCTGGATTTGTTGATGCTGAAAGAAATCTGAATTCTGTTAAAAACCTAATGGTTGAAAGATGGCACTTCAGAATGCTTAATGATAAAATACGGAATGAGGCATATCATGCAGCCCTCCAAGAGACAGTTATACCCGCTCAGGACAGTGTGCTTGATATTGGTACTGGATCCGGGCTGCTAGCCCTCTACGCCAATGAGTGCACTCCTTCAGCCATAACTGCCTGTGAAGGATCCCATGTTATGGCAAATCTTGCTCAAGTTATTATGGAAGAAAATCTAGCCCAGGAAGTGGTAATAATCAATAAAATGTCTACAGATATGGATTCCAAAGAAATTGGAGGGAGGAGGTCTTTGTTAGTAACGGAGGTGTTTGACTCTGGATTGCTTGGTGAACATGTGTTGCAATCTTTATCTCATGCCTGGGATAATCTGATAGCTGATTCAGGAAAAGTCATTCCTCACAGTGCAGAATTCTTTGTAATGGGTGCCAAGTGTGACCATCTCTATTTGAAATACCAATTGAGGCAATCAGCCAAAAGTTTGCTGAAAATCCCAAAAATGGCCATACATACGTTGACGTTTGGTGATACTTATGATTGTACAGATATGTCTATGTTTAAAGATGTTACATATATGACGGAAGCACATTTAGTGTTAAAAATAGATTTTAATAATCCTGATGACATACAGCAAGTGCTCCAGCAGCGAGAGCCTGTATTGGTGCCTCTGATGGCCACACAGACTGGTGAAATCAACATCATCATTGGCTGGTTTAACTTGCACTTGACTAAGAATATTATCATTACTACAGATCCAAAATCAGAGAACAGAGCAAATGCTTGGCAACAAGCAGTCTTTTTGGATTTTGTTTCTCGTAATATTGAACAAAATGAAATCCTTGAAACCCAGTTCTTAATAAATGAAGGCAAAATGACTTTACTGTCTGATAACCTGGATCATATTACAAGAGTTTCACCAGAAACACTCAGATTTTTGAATGATATAGAGtacactaaaaaaataaaagattgTATCGCTATGGCCTGTGTTTATTTTGGACAGTTAATAGATATTTCACAGATTGATGTTGCAGACTTGTGCCCCTTTCCTCTGTTTGGCTTATTAATGTTGCAGCGTGGTGCAAGATCCTTGGTTTGTTATGCAAAATCTCTAAGTGATAAGAAGTTTTTCAAGAAAGTATTCAAGGCTAACAAGATACCACAATCTAAAGTAAAATTCTTACTGGAAGGTGAATTGACTATTGATTCTTTTGCCAAAGAGAAGTATCATGCAGTATTTTGCAATGTTTTTGAACTATGTGGTGACATAGATTTAAACCGACAAGAATTAGCTTATCACCTTAAAGAAAACAATCTGCACCCTGCAGGTCTATTCATACCGGCCACAGTGCAGCTGATGGGGCAGCTGGTGGACAGCCCCTGGCTGGACAGGCAGAACAGAGTTTATGACGAAAATGTTAGTAATTATAAAATTGCAAAGCATGTCAACAAGTTCCAAGTATCACAGAACTATTGTCTTGACTTGACAACTATGGATTTTACTGTACTGTCAGCTCCTATGATTTTAGCAACATTTACTAATACAATGGTGTCAGGTGTGGTCAGTGTTCCCATTGTAAATGATGGCAATGCTAATGCAATATTGTGTTGGTATAGTATAGTGCTAGTGAAGGACATGGGAGAGATCCAAACTAATAGGAGTGACAGTTTCATAGAAAGCATGGCATTTCTAGCTGACCCCACATTACCCACGCTCCGAGGTGGGTCAGCTAATATTTTGCGATGTGTGGATTGTAATGGATCATTTAAACTGATGATTGATATAGATACTACTTAA
- the LOC134804340 gene encoding large ribosomal subunit protein uL10, producing MGREDKATWKSNYFVKIVQLLDEYPKCFIVGADNVGSKQMQQIRMSLRGHSIVLMGKNTMMRKAIRGHLENNPALEKLLPHIKGNVGFVFTRGDLVEVREKLLENKVRALARPGAIAPLSVIVPAHNTGLGPEKTSFFQALSIPTKISKGTIEIINDVHILKPGDKVGASEATLLNMLNISPFSYGLVVKQVYDSGTIFTPAILDIKPEDLRARFLEGVANVASLSLSIGYPTIASVPHSIANGFKNLLAIAAVTEVDFKEATTIKEFIKDPSKFVAAAAAVAPAAASAGAAPKAEEKKVEEEEPESDDDMGFGLFD from the exons ATGGGTAGGGAGGACAAAGCTACCTGGAAGTCCAACTATTTCGTAAAGATTGtc CAACTCTTAGACGAGTACCCAAAATGTTTCATAGTGGGTGCCGACAATGTGGGCTCAAAGCAGATGCAGCAAATCCGTATGTCCCTGCGTGGACATAGCATCGTGCTGATGGGCAAGAACACCATGATGCGCAAGGCCATCCGTGGACACCTGGAGAACAACCCGGCGCTGGAGAAGCTGCTGCCGCACATCAAGGGCAACGTGGGCTTCGTGTTCACTCGCGGGGACCTCGTCGAG GTGCGTGAGAAGCTTTTGGAGAACAAAGTGCGTGCCCTGGCTCGTCCTGGTGCCATTGCTCCGCTTTCCGTTATTGTCCCGGCGCACAACACTGGTCTTGGGCCTGAAAAGACATCTTTCTTCCAGGCCCTTTCCATTCCTACCAAGATTTCGAAGG GTACTATTGAAATCATCAATGATGTGCATATTCTGAAGCCTGGTGACAAGGTGGGCGCGTCTGAAGCCACGCTGCTCAACATGCTGAACATCTCTCCATTCTCATATGGTCTTGTAGTGAAGCAG GTGTATGATTCGGGTACCATTTTCACACCAGCCATTCTTGACATCAAGCCAGAGGACCTCCGTGCCAGATTCCTGGAGGGTGTTGCTAATGTAGcttctctgtctctgtctatTGGCTACCCAACTATCGCCTCAGTGCCACACTCCATTGCCAACGGATTCAAGAACCTGCTGGCTATTGCTGCTGTCACTGAAGTTGACTTCAAAGAGGCCACAACTATCAAGGAATTCATCAAG GATCCCTCCAAGTTcgtagcagcagcagctgccgtcgccccggccgccgcgtccGCGGGCGCCGCGCCCAAGGCCGAGGAGAAGAAGGTCGAAGAGGAGGAGCCCGAGAGCGACGACGACATGGGCTTCGGCCTCTTCGACTAG